The following are encoded together in the Culex pipiens pallens isolate TS chromosome 1, TS_CPP_V2, whole genome shotgun sequence genome:
- the LOC120419867 gene encoding integrin alpha-PS1-like isoform X1 — protein sequence MVDGVVAVVLAVLSISAVVCFNFETRLPIVKYGATNTYFGYSVASHTEKLRNGDKNSWILVGAPLGQNLQPSSNRSGSLFKCPITQLSNDCEQLKTDGRRKPSGIYETDDEEEDELLPPTSDELKTNQWLGVTVNSGGKENKIFVCAHRYMKVQSKGQSKESGLHLGQGLCYVLNNDFTFGFAVEVCLGRSTEREHEQYAFCQSGTSGMILDDGTAVIGTPGVMTWKGTVFAVEVDGEFLSRDKTQYYGPHDNADSPVPNYSYLGMAVTGGKFFGDYMSYAGGAPRARGNGQVIIFSNKNKRNPIFKERELRGEQFGSSFGYVLATADVNGDHAPDLLVSAPFYFSKSEGGAVYVYQNRNNNFTDNYTTKLTGKLESRFGMALANLGDINKDGCEDIAIGAPYEGNGVVYIYLGTPNGLSTAPSQVITASGLGLNVPALKTFGGALSGGVDLDNNTYPDLVIGAYDSAAVTTLLARPITNIKTSVIGLELQNIDPTKKGCPADPGANATCFSFQACCSIEPYEESGHSSSQSQHLNLIYTIEAETYLKKFSRVYFGPDRGTRSNILRKQISVITDGRQECRKEIVYIKDNTRDIQNPIRFRLNYTILDNTLPESALDTLDPILDQTQAVRTFEATFQKDCGNDGICQSKIDMNAKLSLEKQADNSYSLVLGRDRAIQLNVSVSNLADSAYETHLFVKHDPSISYSGTKSLYTCNQFNATLVDCNLGNPMRRNAEAKLSLRFDPQRVDDLVSRLSFQVFVNTTSTLLEGTRQSATLAVNVIKRAKISISGAAHPEQTFYGGDVKGESAMETVEDIGTAVQHIYLIYNDGPWRAPKVQVNIQWPHQVANDKPQGKWLLYLTDIPTVDATNGGDCVVEPPKSINPLGLKKTSVLNELVQMDRYTQRAHNKSLTFAAEKSERISFAKQSTYSSSSESTSTLNRVRRDRSMIIRAERLTDKDGKQTEIVHMDCKRNTAKCISIVCNVYDVQPKAQVLINVTARLWNSTLVSDYPSVDLVKIASIARIKVFEVEQEHPVDTVVVETLAYPELLDQVGDGWIPIWLIIVAIVGGLLALALLTYILWKCGFFKRRRPDPTLSGNLEKNSESKPFL from the exons CTGACGACGAGGAGGAGGATGAGCTTCTACCACCGACCAGTGATGAGCTTAAAACCAATCAATGGTTAGGCGTCACGGTCAACTCCGGAGGAAAGGAAAATAAA ATCTTCGTATGCGCCCACCGATACATGAAAGTCCAATCCAAGGGACAATCGAAAGAGAGCGGTCTTCACCTGGGCCAAGGCCTGTGCTACGTGCTGAACAACGACTTTACGTTCGGATTCGCGGTAGAAGTGTGTCTTGGCCGATCAACAGAGCGTGAGCACGAACAGTACGCCTTTTGCCAGTCCGGAACGTCGGGCATGATTCTGGACGATGGGACGGCCGTGATCGGAACACCCGGGGTGATGACCTGGAAGGGAACGGTGTTTGCGGTGGAGGTCGATGGGGAGTTTTTGTCCAGAGATAAGACGCAATACTACGGGCCGCACGACAATGCGGACTCGCCGGTTCCGAACTACAGCTATTTGG GTATGGCCGTAACGGGAGGAAAGTTCTTTGGCGATTACATGTCCTACGCGGGAGGTGCTCCGCGAGCCCGAGGCAACGGTCAAGTGATCATCTTTTCCAACAAGAACAAGCGGAATCCGATCTTCAAAGAACGTGAGCTGCGAGGAGAGCAGTTTGGCTCCAGCTTCGGTTACGTGCTGGCAACGGCCGACGTGAATGGTGATCA tgcccCAGATCTCCTAGTATCGGCGCCATTTTACTTTTCAAAGTCTGAGGGAGGAGCCGTTTATGTGTACCAGAACCGGAACAACAACTTCACTGATAATTACACGACAAAGCTGACTGGTAAGCTCGAGTCGAGGTTCGGCATGGCACTCGCAAATCTCGGCGATATCAACAAGGACGGTTGTGAGGATATAGCGATCGGTGCTCCGTACGAGGGCAATGGCGTGGTCTACATCTACCTCGGAACGCCGAATGGATTGTCTACGGCTCCGTCGCAGGTCATAACTGCATCTGGGTTGGGATTGAATGTGCCAGCGCTAAAGACGTTTGGAGGTGCCCTTTCCGGGGGTGTTGATCTAGACAACAATACTTATCCCGATTTGGTCATTGGAGCATATGATTCGGCCGCTGTAACGACGTTATTGGCGCGGCCCATTACCAACATCAAGACCTCAGTTATTGGATTAGAGCTACAGAACATCGATCCGACCAAGAAGGGTTGTCCAGCTGATCCTGGCGCCAATGCGACATG CTTCTCCTTCCAAGCCTGCTGTTCCATCGAGCCATACGAAGAGTCCGGCCACTCGAGCAGTCAATCTCAGCACCTGAACCTGATCTACACGATCGAGGCGGAAACGTACTTGAAGAAGTTTTCACGCGTCTACTTCGGCCCAGACCGGGGAACCCGCTCCAACATCTTGCGCAAACAGATCAGCGTGATCACCGATGGTCGCCAGGAGTGTCGGAAGGAGATCGTCTACATCAAGGACAACACCCGGGACATCCAGAATCCCATCCGATTCCGACTGAATTACACCATCTTGGACAATACACTGCCCGAGTCCGCCCTGGACACACTCGATCCTATCCTGGATCAGACGCAAGCTGTGCGGACGTTTGAAGCGACCTTCCAGAAGGACTGCGGAAACGATGGCATCTGTCAATCGAAGATCGACATGAACGCTAAGCTTTCATTGGAGAAGCAGG CAGACAACTCCTACTCGCTAGTTCTGGGACGCGATCGCGCCATCCAACTGAACGTTAGCGTGTCCAATTTAGCCGACTCAGCGTATGAAACTCACTTATTTGTGAAACATGACCCCAGCATATCATACAGTGGAACCAAG AGCCTCTACACGTGCAACCAGTTCAACGCCACCCTCGTGGACTGCAATCTGGGAAATCCGATGCGGCGAAATGCCGAGGCGAAGCTTTCGCTGCGCTTCGATCCGCAACGGGTGGACGATCTGGTGTCGCGGCTGTCGTTCCAGGTGTTTGTCAACACGACCTCGACGTTGCTCGAGGGCACCCGGCAAAGCGCCACGTTGGCGGTGAACGTGATCAAGCGCGCCAAAATTAGCATTTCGGG AGCTGCCCATCCTGAACAAACTTTCTACGGTGGAGATGTGAAAGGAGAAAGTGCGATGGAAACCGTGGAGGACATCGGCACAGCCGTGCAGCACATTTATTTG ATCTACAACGATGGACCGTGGCGAGCCCCCAAGGTTCAGGTCAACATTCAGTGGCCACACCAGGTCGCCAACGACAAACCCCAGGGAAAGTGGTTGCTCTATTTGACGGATATTCCGACGGTTGATG cCACCAACGGCGGTGACTGCGTCGTCGAACCCCCCAAGTCGATCAACCCGTTGGGGCTGAAAAAGACCTCCGTCCTCAACGAGCTGGTCCAGATGGACCGGTACACCCAGCGAGCGCACAACAAATCGCTCACGTTTGCGGCGGAAAAATCCGAGCGGATTTCCTTCGCCAAACAAAGCACCTACTCGTCGTCTTCCGAGTCGACGAGCACGCTGAACCGAGTCCGGCGCGATCGCTCCATGATCATTCGCGCGGAACGGCTCACGGACAAGGACGGCAAGCAGACCGAAATTGTCCACATGGACTGCAAGCGTAACACTGCCAAGTGTATATCTATTGTCTGTAACGTGTACGACGTTCAGCCCAAGGCGCAGGTGCTGATCAACGTCACTGCCAGGTTGTGGAACTCCACGCTGGTGTCGGACTATCCCAGCGTGGATCTGGTGAAGATTGCGTCGATAGCCCGGATCAAGGTGTTTGAAGTGGAGCAAGAACATCCGGTGGACACCGTTGTG GTGGAAACGCTTGCGTATCCGGAGCTGCTGGACCAGGTGGGCGACGGATGGATCCCGATCTGGCTAATTATAGTAGCGATCGTGGGCGGCCTGCTTGCGCTGGCGCTGCTCACCTACATTCTGTGGAAGTGTGGATTCTTCAAGCGGCGAAGGCCGGATCCAACGTTAAGCGGGAACTTGGAGAAAAATAGCGAAAGCAAACCGTTCCTTTAA
- the LOC120419867 gene encoding integrin alpha-PS1-like isoform X2, producing MVDGVVAVVLAVLSISAVVCFNFETRLPIVKYGATNTYFGYSVASHTEKLRNGDKNSWILVGAPLGQNLQPSSNRSGSLFKCPITQLSNDCEQLKTDGRRKPSGIYETDDEEEDELLPPTSDELKTNQWLGVTVNSGGKENKIFVCAHRYMKVQSKGQSKESGLHLGQGLCYVLNNDFTFGFAVEVCLGRSTEREHEQYAFCQSGTSGMILDDGTAVIGTPGVMTWKGTVFAVEVDGEFLSRDKTQYYGPHDNADSPVPNYSYLGMAVTGGKFFGDYMSYAGGAPRARGNGQVIIFSNKNKRNPIFKERELRGEQFGSSFGYVLATADVNGDHAPDLLVSAPFYFSKSEGGAVYVYQNRNNNFTDNYTTKLTGKLESRFGMALANLGDINKDGCEDIAIGAPYEGNGVVYIYLGTPNGLSTAPSQVITASGLGLNVPALKTFGGALSGGVDLDNNTYPDLVIGAYDSAAVTTLLARPITNIKTSVIGLELQNIDPTKKGCPADPGANATCFSFQACCSIEPYEESGHSSSQSQHLNLIYTIEAETYLKKFSRVYFGPDRGTRSNILRKQISVITDGRQECRKEIVYIKDNTRDIQNPIRFRLNYTILDNTLPESALDTLDPILDQTQAVRTFEATFQKDCGNDGICQSKIDMNAKLSLEKQDNSYSLVLGRDRAIQLNVSVSNLADSAYETHLFVKHDPSISYSGTKSLYTCNQFNATLVDCNLGNPMRRNAEAKLSLRFDPQRVDDLVSRLSFQVFVNTTSTLLEGTRQSATLAVNVIKRAKISISGAAHPEQTFYGGDVKGESAMETVEDIGTAVQHIYLIYNDGPWRAPKVQVNIQWPHQVANDKPQGKWLLYLTDIPTVDATNGGDCVVEPPKSINPLGLKKTSVLNELVQMDRYTQRAHNKSLTFAAEKSERISFAKQSTYSSSSESTSTLNRVRRDRSMIIRAERLTDKDGKQTEIVHMDCKRNTAKCISIVCNVYDVQPKAQVLINVTARLWNSTLVSDYPSVDLVKIASIARIKVFEVEQEHPVDTVVVETLAYPELLDQVGDGWIPIWLIIVAIVGGLLALALLTYILWKCGFFKRRRPDPTLSGNLEKNSESKPFL from the exons CTGACGACGAGGAGGAGGATGAGCTTCTACCACCGACCAGTGATGAGCTTAAAACCAATCAATGGTTAGGCGTCACGGTCAACTCCGGAGGAAAGGAAAATAAA ATCTTCGTATGCGCCCACCGATACATGAAAGTCCAATCCAAGGGACAATCGAAAGAGAGCGGTCTTCACCTGGGCCAAGGCCTGTGCTACGTGCTGAACAACGACTTTACGTTCGGATTCGCGGTAGAAGTGTGTCTTGGCCGATCAACAGAGCGTGAGCACGAACAGTACGCCTTTTGCCAGTCCGGAACGTCGGGCATGATTCTGGACGATGGGACGGCCGTGATCGGAACACCCGGGGTGATGACCTGGAAGGGAACGGTGTTTGCGGTGGAGGTCGATGGGGAGTTTTTGTCCAGAGATAAGACGCAATACTACGGGCCGCACGACAATGCGGACTCGCCGGTTCCGAACTACAGCTATTTGG GTATGGCCGTAACGGGAGGAAAGTTCTTTGGCGATTACATGTCCTACGCGGGAGGTGCTCCGCGAGCCCGAGGCAACGGTCAAGTGATCATCTTTTCCAACAAGAACAAGCGGAATCCGATCTTCAAAGAACGTGAGCTGCGAGGAGAGCAGTTTGGCTCCAGCTTCGGTTACGTGCTGGCAACGGCCGACGTGAATGGTGATCA tgcccCAGATCTCCTAGTATCGGCGCCATTTTACTTTTCAAAGTCTGAGGGAGGAGCCGTTTATGTGTACCAGAACCGGAACAACAACTTCACTGATAATTACACGACAAAGCTGACTGGTAAGCTCGAGTCGAGGTTCGGCATGGCACTCGCAAATCTCGGCGATATCAACAAGGACGGTTGTGAGGATATAGCGATCGGTGCTCCGTACGAGGGCAATGGCGTGGTCTACATCTACCTCGGAACGCCGAATGGATTGTCTACGGCTCCGTCGCAGGTCATAACTGCATCTGGGTTGGGATTGAATGTGCCAGCGCTAAAGACGTTTGGAGGTGCCCTTTCCGGGGGTGTTGATCTAGACAACAATACTTATCCCGATTTGGTCATTGGAGCATATGATTCGGCCGCTGTAACGACGTTATTGGCGCGGCCCATTACCAACATCAAGACCTCAGTTATTGGATTAGAGCTACAGAACATCGATCCGACCAAGAAGGGTTGTCCAGCTGATCCTGGCGCCAATGCGACATG CTTCTCCTTCCAAGCCTGCTGTTCCATCGAGCCATACGAAGAGTCCGGCCACTCGAGCAGTCAATCTCAGCACCTGAACCTGATCTACACGATCGAGGCGGAAACGTACTTGAAGAAGTTTTCACGCGTCTACTTCGGCCCAGACCGGGGAACCCGCTCCAACATCTTGCGCAAACAGATCAGCGTGATCACCGATGGTCGCCAGGAGTGTCGGAAGGAGATCGTCTACATCAAGGACAACACCCGGGACATCCAGAATCCCATCCGATTCCGACTGAATTACACCATCTTGGACAATACACTGCCCGAGTCCGCCCTGGACACACTCGATCCTATCCTGGATCAGACGCAAGCTGTGCGGACGTTTGAAGCGACCTTCCAGAAGGACTGCGGAAACGATGGCATCTGTCAATCGAAGATCGACATGAACGCTAAGCTTTCATTGGAGAAGCAGG ACAACTCCTACTCGCTAGTTCTGGGACGCGATCGCGCCATCCAACTGAACGTTAGCGTGTCCAATTTAGCCGACTCAGCGTATGAAACTCACTTATTTGTGAAACATGACCCCAGCATATCATACAGTGGAACCAAG AGCCTCTACACGTGCAACCAGTTCAACGCCACCCTCGTGGACTGCAATCTGGGAAATCCGATGCGGCGAAATGCCGAGGCGAAGCTTTCGCTGCGCTTCGATCCGCAACGGGTGGACGATCTGGTGTCGCGGCTGTCGTTCCAGGTGTTTGTCAACACGACCTCGACGTTGCTCGAGGGCACCCGGCAAAGCGCCACGTTGGCGGTGAACGTGATCAAGCGCGCCAAAATTAGCATTTCGGG AGCTGCCCATCCTGAACAAACTTTCTACGGTGGAGATGTGAAAGGAGAAAGTGCGATGGAAACCGTGGAGGACATCGGCACAGCCGTGCAGCACATTTATTTG ATCTACAACGATGGACCGTGGCGAGCCCCCAAGGTTCAGGTCAACATTCAGTGGCCACACCAGGTCGCCAACGACAAACCCCAGGGAAAGTGGTTGCTCTATTTGACGGATATTCCGACGGTTGATG cCACCAACGGCGGTGACTGCGTCGTCGAACCCCCCAAGTCGATCAACCCGTTGGGGCTGAAAAAGACCTCCGTCCTCAACGAGCTGGTCCAGATGGACCGGTACACCCAGCGAGCGCACAACAAATCGCTCACGTTTGCGGCGGAAAAATCCGAGCGGATTTCCTTCGCCAAACAAAGCACCTACTCGTCGTCTTCCGAGTCGACGAGCACGCTGAACCGAGTCCGGCGCGATCGCTCCATGATCATTCGCGCGGAACGGCTCACGGACAAGGACGGCAAGCAGACCGAAATTGTCCACATGGACTGCAAGCGTAACACTGCCAAGTGTATATCTATTGTCTGTAACGTGTACGACGTTCAGCCCAAGGCGCAGGTGCTGATCAACGTCACTGCCAGGTTGTGGAACTCCACGCTGGTGTCGGACTATCCCAGCGTGGATCTGGTGAAGATTGCGTCGATAGCCCGGATCAAGGTGTTTGAAGTGGAGCAAGAACATCCGGTGGACACCGTTGTG GTGGAAACGCTTGCGTATCCGGAGCTGCTGGACCAGGTGGGCGACGGATGGATCCCGATCTGGCTAATTATAGTAGCGATCGTGGGCGGCCTGCTTGCGCTGGCGCTGCTCACCTACATTCTGTGGAAGTGTGGATTCTTCAAGCGGCGAAGGCCGGATCCAACGTTAAGCGGGAACTTGGAGAAAAATAGCGAAAGCAAACCGTTCCTTTAA
- the LOC120419867 gene encoding integrin alpha-PS1-like isoform X4, whose product MVDGVVAVVLAVLSISAVVCFNFETRLPIVKYGATNTYFGYSVASHTEKLRNGDKNSWILVGAPLGQNLQPSSNRSGSLFKCPITQLSNDCEQLKTDGRRTDDEEEDELLPPTSDELKTNQWLGVTVNSGGKENKIFVCAHRYMKVQSKGQSKESGLHLGQGLCYVLNNDFTFGFAVEVCLGRSTEREHEQYAFCQSGTSGMILDDGTAVIGTPGVMTWKGTVFAVEVDGEFLSRDKTQYYGPHDNADSPVPNYSYLGMAVTGGKFFGDYMSYAGGAPRARGNGQVIIFSNKNKRNPIFKERELRGEQFGSSFGYVLATADVNGDHAPDLLVSAPFYFSKSEGGAVYVYQNRNNNFTDNYTTKLTGKLESRFGMALANLGDINKDGCEDIAIGAPYEGNGVVYIYLGTPNGLSTAPSQVITASGLGLNVPALKTFGGALSGGVDLDNNTYPDLVIGAYDSAAVTTLLARPITNIKTSVIGLELQNIDPTKKGCPADPGANATCFSFQACCSIEPYEESGHSSSQSQHLNLIYTIEAETYLKKFSRVYFGPDRGTRSNILRKQISVITDGRQECRKEIVYIKDNTRDIQNPIRFRLNYTILDNTLPESALDTLDPILDQTQAVRTFEATFQKDCGNDGICQSKIDMNAKLSLEKQDNSYSLVLGRDRAIQLNVSVSNLADSAYETHLFVKHDPSISYSGTKSLYTCNQFNATLVDCNLGNPMRRNAEAKLSLRFDPQRVDDLVSRLSFQVFVNTTSTLLEGTRQSATLAVNVIKRAKISISGAAHPEQTFYGGDVKGESAMETVEDIGTAVQHIYLIYNDGPWRAPKVQVNIQWPHQVANDKPQGKWLLYLTDIPTVDATNGGDCVVEPPKSINPLGLKKTSVLNELVQMDRYTQRAHNKSLTFAAEKSERISFAKQSTYSSSSESTSTLNRVRRDRSMIIRAERLTDKDGKQTEIVHMDCKRNTAKCISIVCNVYDVQPKAQVLINVTARLWNSTLVSDYPSVDLVKIASIARIKVFEVEQEHPVDTVVVETLAYPELLDQVGDGWIPIWLIIVAIVGGLLALALLTYILWKCGFFKRRRPDPTLSGNLEKNSESKPFL is encoded by the exons CTGACGACGAGGAGGAGGATGAGCTTCTACCACCGACCAGTGATGAGCTTAAAACCAATCAATGGTTAGGCGTCACGGTCAACTCCGGAGGAAAGGAAAATAAA ATCTTCGTATGCGCCCACCGATACATGAAAGTCCAATCCAAGGGACAATCGAAAGAGAGCGGTCTTCACCTGGGCCAAGGCCTGTGCTACGTGCTGAACAACGACTTTACGTTCGGATTCGCGGTAGAAGTGTGTCTTGGCCGATCAACAGAGCGTGAGCACGAACAGTACGCCTTTTGCCAGTCCGGAACGTCGGGCATGATTCTGGACGATGGGACGGCCGTGATCGGAACACCCGGGGTGATGACCTGGAAGGGAACGGTGTTTGCGGTGGAGGTCGATGGGGAGTTTTTGTCCAGAGATAAGACGCAATACTACGGGCCGCACGACAATGCGGACTCGCCGGTTCCGAACTACAGCTATTTGG GTATGGCCGTAACGGGAGGAAAGTTCTTTGGCGATTACATGTCCTACGCGGGAGGTGCTCCGCGAGCCCGAGGCAACGGTCAAGTGATCATCTTTTCCAACAAGAACAAGCGGAATCCGATCTTCAAAGAACGTGAGCTGCGAGGAGAGCAGTTTGGCTCCAGCTTCGGTTACGTGCTGGCAACGGCCGACGTGAATGGTGATCA tgcccCAGATCTCCTAGTATCGGCGCCATTTTACTTTTCAAAGTCTGAGGGAGGAGCCGTTTATGTGTACCAGAACCGGAACAACAACTTCACTGATAATTACACGACAAAGCTGACTGGTAAGCTCGAGTCGAGGTTCGGCATGGCACTCGCAAATCTCGGCGATATCAACAAGGACGGTTGTGAGGATATAGCGATCGGTGCTCCGTACGAGGGCAATGGCGTGGTCTACATCTACCTCGGAACGCCGAATGGATTGTCTACGGCTCCGTCGCAGGTCATAACTGCATCTGGGTTGGGATTGAATGTGCCAGCGCTAAAGACGTTTGGAGGTGCCCTTTCCGGGGGTGTTGATCTAGACAACAATACTTATCCCGATTTGGTCATTGGAGCATATGATTCGGCCGCTGTAACGACGTTATTGGCGCGGCCCATTACCAACATCAAGACCTCAGTTATTGGATTAGAGCTACAGAACATCGATCCGACCAAGAAGGGTTGTCCAGCTGATCCTGGCGCCAATGCGACATG CTTCTCCTTCCAAGCCTGCTGTTCCATCGAGCCATACGAAGAGTCCGGCCACTCGAGCAGTCAATCTCAGCACCTGAACCTGATCTACACGATCGAGGCGGAAACGTACTTGAAGAAGTTTTCACGCGTCTACTTCGGCCCAGACCGGGGAACCCGCTCCAACATCTTGCGCAAACAGATCAGCGTGATCACCGATGGTCGCCAGGAGTGTCGGAAGGAGATCGTCTACATCAAGGACAACACCCGGGACATCCAGAATCCCATCCGATTCCGACTGAATTACACCATCTTGGACAATACACTGCCCGAGTCCGCCCTGGACACACTCGATCCTATCCTGGATCAGACGCAAGCTGTGCGGACGTTTGAAGCGACCTTCCAGAAGGACTGCGGAAACGATGGCATCTGTCAATCGAAGATCGACATGAACGCTAAGCTTTCATTGGAGAAGCAGG ACAACTCCTACTCGCTAGTTCTGGGACGCGATCGCGCCATCCAACTGAACGTTAGCGTGTCCAATTTAGCCGACTCAGCGTATGAAACTCACTTATTTGTGAAACATGACCCCAGCATATCATACAGTGGAACCAAG AGCCTCTACACGTGCAACCAGTTCAACGCCACCCTCGTGGACTGCAATCTGGGAAATCCGATGCGGCGAAATGCCGAGGCGAAGCTTTCGCTGCGCTTCGATCCGCAACGGGTGGACGATCTGGTGTCGCGGCTGTCGTTCCAGGTGTTTGTCAACACGACCTCGACGTTGCTCGAGGGCACCCGGCAAAGCGCCACGTTGGCGGTGAACGTGATCAAGCGCGCCAAAATTAGCATTTCGGG AGCTGCCCATCCTGAACAAACTTTCTACGGTGGAGATGTGAAAGGAGAAAGTGCGATGGAAACCGTGGAGGACATCGGCACAGCCGTGCAGCACATTTATTTG ATCTACAACGATGGACCGTGGCGAGCCCCCAAGGTTCAGGTCAACATTCAGTGGCCACACCAGGTCGCCAACGACAAACCCCAGGGAAAGTGGTTGCTCTATTTGACGGATATTCCGACGGTTGATG cCACCAACGGCGGTGACTGCGTCGTCGAACCCCCCAAGTCGATCAACCCGTTGGGGCTGAAAAAGACCTCCGTCCTCAACGAGCTGGTCCAGATGGACCGGTACACCCAGCGAGCGCACAACAAATCGCTCACGTTTGCGGCGGAAAAATCCGAGCGGATTTCCTTCGCCAAACAAAGCACCTACTCGTCGTCTTCCGAGTCGACGAGCACGCTGAACCGAGTCCGGCGCGATCGCTCCATGATCATTCGCGCGGAACGGCTCACGGACAAGGACGGCAAGCAGACCGAAATTGTCCACATGGACTGCAAGCGTAACACTGCCAAGTGTATATCTATTGTCTGTAACGTGTACGACGTTCAGCCCAAGGCGCAGGTGCTGATCAACGTCACTGCCAGGTTGTGGAACTCCACGCTGGTGTCGGACTATCCCAGCGTGGATCTGGTGAAGATTGCGTCGATAGCCCGGATCAAGGTGTTTGAAGTGGAGCAAGAACATCCGGTGGACACCGTTGTG GTGGAAACGCTTGCGTATCCGGAGCTGCTGGACCAGGTGGGCGACGGATGGATCCCGATCTGGCTAATTATAGTAGCGATCGTGGGCGGCCTGCTTGCGCTGGCGCTGCTCACCTACATTCTGTGGAAGTGTGGATTCTTCAAGCGGCGAAGGCCGGATCCAACGTTAAGCGGGAACTTGGAGAAAAATAGCGAAAGCAAACCGTTCCTTTAA